A single window of Cytophagia bacterium CHB2 DNA harbors:
- a CDS encoding sigma-70 family RNA polymerase sigma factor: protein MTESSDLTLVRQCLEGQRDAFGVLVMRHHKAVFNVTLRMIKDVQDAQDVVQTVFLKAYEKLGAFDARFKFFSWIYRMAVNESLNFLKRRRRWEGLDEGRDYAADAETVEENDMSQTIQNALMFLKVEHRAVIILKHFEGLSYEEIAFILEVPTKTVKSRLFSARQMLKTILLKQGYADHDRR, encoded by the coding sequence ATGACCGAGTCCAGTGATCTGACACTTGTCCGGCAATGCCTGGAGGGGCAGCGTGACGCCTTTGGCGTGCTGGTCATGCGGCATCACAAGGCCGTGTTCAATGTCACGCTGCGCATGATCAAAGACGTTCAAGATGCGCAAGACGTGGTGCAAACCGTGTTTCTCAAGGCTTATGAGAAACTCGGGGCGTTCGATGCGCGCTTCAAGTTTTTTAGCTGGATTTACCGCATGGCAGTCAATGAATCTCTCAACTTTCTCAAGCGCCGGCGGCGCTGGGAGGGGCTGGACGAGGGGCGTGACTATGCCGCCGACGCAGAAACCGTCGAAGAAAACGATATGAGCCAAACGATACAAAACGCCTTGATGTTCTTAAAAGTCGAACATCGCGCCGTGATCATCCTCAAGCATTTCGAGGGGCTTTCGTATGAGGAAATTGCTTTCATCCTCGAGGTGCCAACCAAAACCGTAAAGTCCAGATTGTTCAGCGCGCGCCAAATGCTCAAGACTATTTTGCTCAAGCAAGGATATGCCGATCATGATCGCCGATAA